The Bacillus vallismortis genome window below encodes:
- a CDS encoding N-acetylmuramoyl-L-alanine amidase: MTITVKKNLVSEAKYALKCPNYMDAEYITIHNTANDASAANEISYMIGNTSSTSFHFAVDDKEVRQGIPTNRNAWHTGDGTNGTGNRKSIGVEICYSKSGGAKYKAAEKLAIKFVAQLLKERGWGIDRVRKHQDWNGKNCPHRILSEGRWDEIKAAIEAELKALGGKTTFKTSSSAPKAAGSTYTVKKGDTLSAIAKEHGVSVATLQSLNGIKNPNLIKVGQVLKLTGSSTSNTKSSSKKTSYALPSGTFKVTSPMRKGGDVRRIQKALAALYFYPDKVAKNNGIDGVYGPKTANAVKRFQSIYGLVADGIYGPKTKAKIEAKLK; the protein is encoded by the coding sequence ATGACAATCACAGTGAAAAAGAATCTTGTATCAGAAGCAAAATACGCTTTGAAATGCCCGAACTATATGGACGCTGAATACATCACTATCCACAATACAGCGAATGACGCGTCAGCTGCCAATGAGATCAGCTATATGATCGGAAATACTAGCTCGACGAGCTTTCACTTTGCAGTCGATGACAAAGAGGTACGGCAGGGAATCCCTACAAATCGTAACGCATGGCACACAGGAGACGGCACAAACGGCACCGGGAACCGTAAGTCTATTGGCGTTGAAATCTGCTACAGCAAGTCAGGAGGCGCTAAATATAAGGCAGCAGAAAAGCTGGCGATCAAGTTTGTGGCGCAGCTGCTCAAAGAGCGAGGCTGGGGTATTGATCGTGTCCGCAAACACCAAGACTGGAACGGCAAAAATTGTCCGCATCGAATTTTATCAGAGGGAAGATGGGATGAGATTAAGGCTGCCATTGAAGCAGAATTAAAGGCGTTAGGAGGAAAGACAACATTTAAAACGTCATCATCTGCGCCTAAAGCCGCAGGGAGCACTTACACAGTCAAAAAAGGAGATACTCTTTCCGCAATAGCAAAAGAGCACGGGGTGAGTGTGGCAACCCTGCAAAGCTTGAACGGTATCAAAAACCCGAACTTGATTAAAGTCGGCCAAGTATTAAAGCTCACAGGCTCAAGCACTTCCAACACTAAATCAAGCAGTAAAAAAACGTCATATGCACTGCCTTCTGGCACCTTTAAAGTGACAAGCCCGATGCGAAAAGGGGGTGACGTAAGGCGGATTCAAAAAGCGCTGGCAGCTCTTTATTTCTATCCGGATAAAGTGGCGAAGAATAATGGCATTGACGGCGTGTATGGTCCGAAAACAGCAAATGCGGTCAAACGGTTCCAATCCATATATGGATTGGTTGCTGACGGCATTTATGGACCTAAGACTAAAGCGAAAATTGAAGCGAAATTGAAGTAA
- a CDS encoding holin family protein, which yields MEETTLFINFDTLDLARVYLFGGVKYLDLLLVLSIIDVIAGVIKAWKFKKLRSRSAWFGYVRKMLSFLVVIVANIIDTILNLNGVLTFGTVLFYIANEGLSITENLAQIGVKIPAAITDRLHVIENDNEQTNEKDEQAAG from the coding sequence ATGGAGGAAACGACTTTGTTTATTAATTTTGATACGTTGGACTTAGCGAGAGTTTACCTGTTTGGGGGTGTGAAGTACCTGGATTTACTGCTGGTTCTAAGCATTATCGACGTAATAGCCGGTGTGATCAAGGCTTGGAAATTCAAAAAGCTGCGGAGCCGAAGCGCTTGGTTTGGTTATGTCCGGAAAATGCTTAGTTTTCTGGTGGTCATCGTGGCAAACATCATAGATACAATTCTCAATCTGAACGGCGTCCTGACATTTGGAACCGTTCTTTTTTATATCGCCAATGAGGGGCTTTCCATTACGGAGAACCTGGCGCAGATCGGCGTTAAGATTCCGGCTGCCATTACTGACAGGCTTCACGTAATCGAAAATGACAACGAACAAACAAACGAAAAGGATGAACAGGCTGCTGGGTAA
- a CDS encoding XkdX family protein, translating to MDWYKSILTCYKWGCYSKDDVKTFVSFNKITESQYEEIVKEDIVTVD from the coding sequence ATGGACTGGTATAAAAGCATACTTACCTGTTATAAATGGGGATGTTATTCAAAGGATGACGTTAAAACTTTTGTCTCTTTCAATAAAATAACCGAAAGTCAATATGAAGAAATAGTTAAGGAAGATATTGTTACTGTAGATTAA